The following coding sequences are from one Lolium rigidum isolate FL_2022 chromosome 6, APGP_CSIRO_Lrig_0.1, whole genome shotgun sequence window:
- the LOC124663098 gene encoding transcription repressor OFP7-like → MRWWGRNKRQQPQDQAEEDSKVGKSKPGFSPLAWLSKLTAKSNVAASSRPKAKSVAGGFPSCFHERVTPSPASQSSTRDASSPAAAASDIAPRRLSVGNDDAESAAAAAAERQLYRRRHYSVGGDRDLPPLRHLTLFSRSSSPPVRAPATPPTAGSTPIPSSPPSDTDDEKRPRSRQRRRRGSRRRSFTGGTPRARLAAVRVRSPRCAAAAVSGLERFAVVRRTSDPQREFRDSMVEMIASRRIGRPEELETLLACYLSLNADEHHDCIVKVFRQVWFDLKLNPARVAAAPAARLIELPCRAAGRL, encoded by the coding sequence ATGAGGTGGTGGGGAAGAAATAAACGGCAGCAGCCGCAAGATCAAGCGGAAGAAGACAGCAAGGTCGGCAAGAGCAAGCCGGGCTTCTCGCCGCTTGCGTGGCTCTCCAAGCTCACGGCTAAGAGCAATGTCGCCGCCTCCTCTAGGCCCAAGGCCAAGAGCGTCGCCGGTGGTTTCCCGTCTTGCTTCCACGAGCGCGTGACCCCGAGCCCTGCATCGCAGAGTAGCACGAGAGATGCCTCATCACCCGCTGCCGCGGCCTCCGACATCGCCCCGCGTCGCCTGTCGGTCGGCAACGACGACGCCGAGtctgcggccgcggccgcggccgagcGGCAGCTGTACCGCCGACGCCACTACTCGGTCGGCGGCGATCGCGACCTCCCGCCGCTCAGACACCTCACCCTGTTCTCCCGATCCTCCTCCCCGCCGGTGCGTGCGCCAGCGACCCCTCCAACCGCCGGGTCGACGCCAATACCGTCGTCGCCACCGTCCGACACGGACGACGAGAAGCGGCCGCGGAgccgccagcgccgtcgccgAGGAAGCCGGCGGCGGTCCTTCACCGGAGGGACACCGCGCGCGAGGCTGGCTGCGGTGCGCGTCCGGTCGCCGCGCTGCGCCGCGGCGGCCGTGTCGGGGCTGGAGAGGTTCGCGGTGGTGCGGCGGACGAGTGACCCGCAGAGGGAGTTCCGCGactcgatggtggagatgatcgCGAGCAGGCGCATCGGGCGGCCGGAGGAGCTAGAGACGCTCCTGGCGTGCTACCTCTCGCTCAACGCCGACGAGCACCACGACTGCATCGTTAAGGTGTTCCGCCAGGTCTGGTTCGACCTCAAGCTCAACCCTGCCCGCGTCGCAgccgccccggccgcgcggctgaTCGAACTTCCTTGTCGCGCCGCCGGACGGCTTtag